One region of Mycolicibacterium rhodesiae NBB3 genomic DNA includes:
- a CDS encoding acyl-CoA dehydrogenase family protein, with protein sequence MTDTLPSKNGSPPERSKKGRKGKESAVGVRKHKRTATDLGLAIVTPLVGQEFLDRYKLRGPLNRGLQYGVKQVFSVAGAANRQFKRISAGQSGPTRLKKSGSDYFDLTPDDEQKMIVDTVTEFAEEVIRPAAREADESATYPPDLVAKASELGITAINVPEDFEGIADHRAAVTNVLVAEALAYGDMGLALPILAPAGVASALTHWGSADQQATYLKEFAGENVPQACVAISEPQPLFDPTALKTTAVRTPSGYRLDGVKSLVPAAANAELFIVAAQLNGRPTLFIVESSSQGISVTADPSMGIRGASLGQVELDGVTVPLSARLGEDGATEEDYSEAIALSRLGWAALAVGTSHAVLDYVVPYVKERHAFGEPIAHRQAVAFMCANMAIEFDGLRLITWRGASRADQGLPFAREAALAKKLGTDKGMQIGLDGVQLLGGHGYTKEHPVERWYRDLRAIGVAEGVVVI encoded by the coding sequence ATGACAGATACCCTGCCGTCGAAAAACGGATCCCCGCCTGAACGCAGCAAGAAGGGCCGTAAAGGGAAGGAGAGCGCGGTCGGCGTGCGCAAGCACAAGCGCACTGCGACCGACCTGGGCCTGGCCATCGTCACCCCACTGGTCGGTCAGGAGTTCCTGGACCGCTACAAATTGCGCGGTCCGCTCAACCGCGGCCTTCAGTACGGGGTGAAACAGGTGTTCTCGGTCGCGGGTGCGGCCAATCGCCAGTTCAAGCGCATCTCTGCGGGCCAGAGTGGACCGACCCGCCTGAAGAAGAGCGGTTCGGACTACTTCGATCTGACCCCCGACGACGAGCAGAAGATGATCGTCGACACGGTCACCGAGTTCGCCGAAGAGGTCATCCGCCCCGCGGCCCGCGAGGCCGATGAATCCGCGACGTATCCGCCCGATCTCGTCGCCAAGGCCTCCGAGCTCGGCATCACGGCGATCAACGTTCCTGAGGACTTCGAGGGGATCGCAGACCATCGCGCAGCCGTCACCAATGTTCTGGTGGCCGAGGCACTGGCGTACGGGGACATGGGACTCGCGCTGCCGATCCTGGCGCCCGCGGGTGTCGCATCGGCGCTGACGCACTGGGGCAGCGCGGATCAACAGGCGACGTATCTCAAGGAGTTCGCGGGCGAGAACGTGCCCCAGGCGTGCGTGGCGATCTCCGAACCGCAACCTCTTTTCGACCCGACCGCGCTGAAGACGACGGCGGTGCGCACACCGAGCGGATACCGGCTCGACGGCGTCAAGTCACTCGTGCCCGCCGCCGCGAACGCCGAATTGTTCATCGTGGCAGCACAACTCAACGGAAGGCCGACGCTGTTCATCGTCGAGTCGTCGTCGCAGGGCATCTCCGTGACGGCCGATCCGAGCATGGGCATTCGGGGGGCATCGCTCGGACAGGTCGAGCTCGACGGGGTCACCGTGCCGTTGTCGGCGCGTCTCGGCGAGGACGGCGCCACCGAGGAGGATTACTCGGAGGCCATTGCGCTGTCGCGGCTCGGCTGGGCTGCGCTGGCCGTCGGCACGTCGCATGCGGTGCTCGACTACGTGGTGCCATATGTCAAGGAGCGCCACGCATTCGGTGAGCCCATCGCGCATCGGCAGGCGGTGGCGTTCATGTGCGCGAACATGGCGATCGAGTTCGACGGTTTGCGGCTGATCACCTGGCGCGGTGCGTCGCGCGCCGACCAGGGCCTGCCGTTCGCGCGCGAAGCGGCGCTGGCCAAGAAGCTCGGCACCGACAAGGGCATGCAGATCGGGCTGGACGGTGTGCAGCTGCTCGGCGGCCACGGCTACACCAAGGAACACCCCGTCGAGCGCTGGTACCGCGATCTTCGTGCGATCGGTGTCGCCGAGGGCGTCGTCGTCATCTAG
- a CDS encoding acyl-CoA dehydrogenase family protein, with product MAINLELPKKLEAVIEKAHQGAAEMLRPISRKWDLREHEYPVELDTLATLFEGISQANAIAFAGAEAFAAGEAKESNHNGANMSAVLNVMEISWGDVALMLSVPRQGLGNAAISSVATREQLDELGKDVWAAMAITEPGFGSDSAAVTTTAKLDGDEYVINGEKIYVTAGSRATHIVVWATLDKSLGRAAIKSFIVPREHPGVTVERLEDKLGIKASDTAAIRFENARIPKENLLGSPEIQVEKGFAGVMETFDNTRPVVAAMAVGIARAALEELRKTLTSAGVEISYDKPAHAQSAPAAEFLRMESDWESAYLLMVRSAWQADNNIPNSKEASMGKAKAGRVASDITLKAVELAGTVGYSEQSLLEKWARDSKILDIFEGTQQIQQLVVARRLLGLSSAELK from the coding sequence ATGGCAATCAATCTGGAACTGCCGAAGAAACTCGAAGCGGTGATCGAGAAGGCGCATCAGGGCGCCGCCGAGATGCTGCGGCCGATCTCGCGCAAGTGGGATCTGCGCGAGCACGAATACCCCGTCGAGCTCGATACGCTGGCCACGCTCTTCGAGGGCATCTCGCAGGCCAACGCCATCGCGTTCGCGGGCGCAGAAGCCTTCGCTGCCGGCGAGGCCAAAGAGTCCAACCACAACGGCGCCAACATGTCGGCCGTGCTCAACGTGATGGAAATCAGTTGGGGCGACGTGGCTTTGATGCTGTCCGTGCCGCGCCAGGGCCTCGGCAACGCCGCGATCTCCAGCGTGGCCACCCGCGAACAACTCGACGAGCTCGGCAAGGATGTGTGGGCCGCGATGGCCATCACCGAGCCGGGCTTCGGCTCCGACTCGGCCGCGGTGACAACCACGGCGAAGCTCGACGGTGACGAGTACGTCATCAACGGCGAGAAGATCTATGTCACTGCGGGATCGCGGGCCACGCATATCGTCGTGTGGGCGACGTTGGACAAGTCGCTGGGCCGCGCGGCGATCAAGTCGTTCATCGTGCCGCGCGAACACCCCGGCGTGACCGTCGAGCGCCTCGAGGACAAGCTCGGTATCAAGGCCTCCGACACCGCGGCGATTCGCTTCGAGAACGCACGCATTCCCAAAGAGAATCTGCTGGGCAGCCCAGAGATTCAGGTGGAGAAGGGCTTTGCCGGGGTCATGGAGACCTTCGACAACACCCGTCCTGTGGTGGCCGCGATGGCCGTCGGCATCGCCCGCGCCGCACTAGAGGAGCTGCGCAAGACCCTCACCTCCGCTGGTGTGGAGATCTCCTACGACAAGCCCGCACACGCGCAGAGCGCGCCGGCCGCGGAGTTCCTGCGGATGGAATCGGACTGGGAGTCGGCGTATCTGCTGATGGTGCGCTCGGCATGGCAGGCCGACAACAACATCCCCAACTCCAAAGAAGCGTCGATGGGCAAGGCCAAGGCCGGCCGCGTCGCCAGCGACATCACCCTCAAGGCAGTCGAATTGGCAGGCACCGTCGGCTATTCCGAGCAGTCGCTGCTGGAGAAGTGGGCCCGCGACAGCAAGATCCTCGACATCTTCGAGGGCACGCAGCAGATTCAGCAGCTGGTGGTGGCTCGGCGGCTGCTGGGCCTCTCGTCGGCCGAACTGAAGTAA
- a CDS encoding acrylyl-CoA reductase family protein, with the protein MSEVNALVAHQDAEGSIALKHEIVDLSFLPDGDVQIAVEYSGINYKDALAITPRGGVARGYPLIPGIDVAGTVTASTSSDFAVGDRVVAHGYDIGTGRHGGYADTARYPAEYLVKLDELTTAEAAAIGTAGFTAAMSVNAIRAAGVQQADGPILVTGATGGVGSVSVDLLAGLGYEVIASTGKSEAHDWLMALGATQVIGRLPAEGEKVRPLGKSQWAGVVDSVGGDTLAYALSTLNYGGTAAISGLARSADLPTTVMPFILRGVTLAGIDSVQLPIGARRDVWRQLGGELKPRHLREITKDVSVLDAPETLRTIVGGGVTGRTRVVVHDGF; encoded by the coding sequence ATGTCTGAAGTCAACGCGCTCGTCGCACACCAGGATGCCGAGGGATCGATCGCCCTCAAGCACGAGATTGTCGATCTGTCCTTCCTGCCGGACGGCGACGTGCAGATCGCCGTCGAGTACTCGGGAATCAACTACAAGGACGCCCTGGCGATCACGCCCAGGGGGGGCGTGGCGCGGGGGTATCCGCTGATTCCCGGCATCGACGTCGCCGGAACGGTGACCGCGAGCACGTCGTCCGACTTCGCCGTCGGCGACCGCGTCGTCGCCCACGGATACGACATCGGCACCGGCCGCCACGGCGGTTACGCCGACACGGCCCGCTACCCGGCTGAGTATCTCGTGAAGCTCGACGAGCTGACGACGGCTGAGGCCGCGGCGATCGGGACGGCGGGATTCACTGCGGCCATGAGCGTCAACGCGATTCGCGCAGCGGGTGTGCAGCAGGCCGACGGCCCGATTCTTGTCACCGGCGCGACCGGGGGCGTGGGCAGCGTCAGCGTCGACCTGCTCGCAGGCCTCGGGTACGAGGTCATCGCGTCGACCGGTAAGTCCGAGGCCCACGACTGGCTGATGGCGCTGGGCGCCACGCAGGTGATCGGACGGCTGCCCGCCGAGGGTGAGAAGGTGCGGCCGCTGGGCAAGTCGCAATGGGCGGGCGTCGTCGACAGTGTCGGCGGTGACACGCTCGCTTACGCGTTGAGCACGCTGAATTACGGTGGCACAGCCGCGATTTCAGGCCTCGCACGGTCGGCGGACCTGCCGACGACGGTGATGCCGTTCATCCTGCGCGGCGTCACGCTGGCCGGCATCGACTCGGTGCAGCTACCGATCGGCGCGCGCCGCGACGTGTGGCGTCAGCTCGGCGGCGAGCTCAAGCCACGACATCTGCGCGAGATCACCAAGGATGTCTCGGTGCTCGACGCTCCGGAAACGCTGCGCACCATCGTCGGCGGCGGGGTTACCGGCCGAACGCGCGTCGTCGTGCACGACGGGTTCTAA
- a CDS encoding TetR/AcrR family transcriptional regulator, whose protein sequence is MAKARAARLAVDDWIQAGYAVLAEEGIKSLKVDRLCSRLGVTKGSFYWHFADIATYRMALVDAWGASRDEERRHFGTSNDVAPRQRLSQMMTTLVDARHWTLERAMREWARTDEAVAASVRAADRRVVGAVRQAFLDDGFDREEAELRANATFAAGIGFLHLSGPQPASAGAAQRERFLDIMLAR, encoded by the coding sequence ATGGCAAAGGCTCGTGCCGCCCGCCTGGCCGTGGACGACTGGATCCAGGCGGGCTATGCGGTCCTCGCCGAAGAGGGCATCAAGTCGCTCAAGGTCGACCGGTTGTGCAGCCGCCTCGGGGTGACTAAAGGCAGCTTTTACTGGCATTTCGCCGATATCGCGACCTATCGCATGGCGCTTGTCGACGCGTGGGGTGCCTCGAGGGACGAGGAACGGCGCCACTTCGGAACGTCGAACGACGTCGCGCCCCGGCAGCGGCTCTCGCAAATGATGACGACCCTGGTCGACGCTCGACACTGGACGCTCGAACGCGCGATGCGCGAGTGGGCCCGCACCGACGAGGCCGTCGCGGCCAGCGTGCGTGCCGCAGACCGGCGCGTCGTGGGAGCCGTGCGTCAGGCGTTCCTCGACGACGGGTTCGACCGCGAAGAGGCTGAATTGCGTGCGAACGCCACGTTCGCCGCCGGAATCGGGTTCCTCCATCTGTCTGGGCCACAACCCGCTTCGGCGGGGGCTGCACAGCGGGAACGCTTCCTCGACATCATGCTGGCCCGCTGA
- a CDS encoding nitroreductase/quinone reductase family protein: MAELRDRITTVFQKNVANPLMRLMPFQTLLETTGRKSGEPRRTPLDGSRIGDQFWFVSEFGDKSQYVKNIQANPAVRVRLKGKWHSGTAHLVPDDDPHERLRSLPKFNSFGVRTFGTNLLTIRVDLEG; encoded by the coding sequence ATGGCCGAGCTACGCGACCGGATCACCACTGTCTTTCAGAAGAACGTCGCCAATCCGCTGATGCGGCTGATGCCGTTCCAGACGCTGCTGGAGACGACGGGGCGGAAGTCGGGTGAGCCCCGCAGAACGCCGTTGGACGGCAGCCGCATCGGTGACCAGTTCTGGTTTGTCTCGGAGTTCGGCGACAAGTCGCAGTACGTCAAGAACATCCAGGCCAATCCGGCGGTCCGCGTCAGACTCAAGGGCAAGTGGCACAGCGGTACAGCCCATCTCGTGCCCGACGACGATCCGCATGAGCGGCTGCGCTCGCTGCCGAAATTCAACAGCTTCGGAGTGCGCACGTTCGGCACGAATCTGTTGACCATCAGGGTCGATCTCGAGGGTTGA
- a CDS encoding esterase family protein, whose amino-acid sequence MSFVDKFRGPWGRRLAIAAVAAALLPGVVGLTGQSATAEAFSRPGLPVEYLMVPSPSMGRDIKVQFQKGTGSKAVYLLDGLRARDDFNGWDLETQAFEWYYDTPLSIIMPVGGQSSFYSDWYKPACGKAGCQTYKWETFLTSELPQWLSSERGVSTTGNAAVGLSMAGNSAMILSVYHPQQFIYAGSLSAFLNPSEGQWPFLINMAMGDAGGFKANDMWGPTEDPNSAWKRNDPMVQIPALVANNTRLWVYCGNGKPNELGGGDLPATFLEGLTIRTNETFRDNYIAAGGKNAVFNFPPNGTHSWGYWGQQLQEMKPDLISHLGS is encoded by the coding sequence ATGAGCTTCGTTGACAAGTTTCGAGGTCCCTGGGGACGCCGGCTCGCTATCGCTGCCGTAGCGGCAGCGCTGCTACCGGGCGTGGTCGGTCTCACCGGGCAATCAGCCACCGCGGAGGCCTTCTCCCGGCCGGGCTTGCCGGTGGAGTACCTCATGGTCCCCTCGCCGTCGATGGGCCGCGACATCAAGGTCCAGTTCCAGAAGGGCACCGGCTCCAAGGCGGTGTACCTCCTTGACGGCCTGCGTGCCCGAGACGACTTCAACGGCTGGGACCTCGAGACCCAGGCGTTCGAGTGGTACTACGACACGCCGTTGTCGATCATCATGCCGGTCGGCGGCCAGTCCAGCTTCTACAGCGACTGGTACAAGCCGGCATGCGGCAAGGCCGGCTGCCAGACCTATAAGTGGGAGACGTTCCTGACGAGCGAGCTGCCGCAGTGGCTCTCCTCTGAGCGGGGTGTGTCCACCACGGGTAACGCCGCCGTCGGACTGTCGATGGCCGGCAACTCGGCGATGATCCTCTCGGTCTATCACCCCCAGCAGTTCATCTACGCCGGATCGCTGTCGGCGTTCCTCAACCCGTCCGAGGGCCAGTGGCCGTTCCTGATCAACATGGCCATGGGTGACGCGGGCGGCTTCAAGGCCAACGACATGTGGGGCCCGACCGAGGACCCGAACAGTGCGTGGAAGCGCAACGACCCGATGGTGCAGATCCCGGCGCTGGTGGCCAACAACACCCGCCTGTGGGTCTACTGCGGTAACGGCAAGCCCAACGAGCTCGGTGGCGGCGACCTGCCCGCGACGTTCCTCGAGGGTCTGACGATCCGGACCAACGAGACGTTCCGCGACAACTACATCGCCGCGGGCGGCAAGAACGCCGTGTTCAACTTCCCGCCGAACGGCACGCACAGCTGGGGCTACTGGGGTCAGCAGCTTCAGGAGATGAAGCCCGATCTGATCTCGCACCTCGGCAGCTAG
- a CDS encoding acyl-CoA dehydrogenase has product MTAVATTPGITPEFVARLGERAQEAEHLRRLPADTVADLTASGFTELLVPARFGGQQAEWPAILDPVRRMAHGCTSSAWTIGFYALHNWMLALFDERAQEEAFATRPFLAPAPLAPTGRGVPAGDGIRLSGRWSWATGVRDGNWIMVGALCGPEEDPAAIYPALALLPISDVRIEDVWHTDGMRATGSDDVVINDAFVPHHRLVRVADIYSGTAPGAGLHDADTYRWPMVPALSLLAAMPALGSAERVADIYAERLGERILAYEGIAQRDKPLAQARLGEARVRLRALRGLLADTVADLESVVASGEPAPRPVRGEARLAAAHIVHESRAVIAHLLEASGASAHFTNNPLQRFKRDVDVLAGHVVFDYDTSRELAGALTLGMKVSRTAMV; this is encoded by the coding sequence ATGACCGCGGTCGCTACCACCCCGGGCATCACTCCCGAGTTCGTCGCCCGCTTGGGTGAGCGCGCTCAGGAGGCCGAGCATTTGCGCCGGCTACCCGCTGACACCGTCGCCGACCTCACCGCGTCGGGGTTCACCGAACTACTGGTCCCTGCCCGCTTCGGTGGTCAGCAGGCCGAGTGGCCGGCCATTCTGGATCCGGTCCGGCGGATGGCGCACGGCTGCACGTCGAGCGCATGGACCATCGGCTTCTACGCACTGCACAACTGGATGCTCGCGCTGTTCGACGAGCGCGCTCAGGAGGAGGCGTTCGCCACGCGTCCGTTCCTCGCACCCGCGCCCCTGGCGCCGACAGGTCGCGGAGTTCCGGCAGGCGACGGCATCCGACTGAGTGGCCGGTGGTCGTGGGCCACGGGCGTGCGGGACGGCAATTGGATCATGGTGGGCGCTTTGTGCGGCCCCGAGGAAGATCCGGCCGCCATCTATCCGGCGTTGGCACTGCTGCCCATCTCCGACGTCCGCATCGAGGACGTCTGGCACACCGACGGTATGCGGGCCACCGGCTCCGACGACGTCGTCATCAACGACGCCTTCGTCCCCCATCACCGGCTCGTCCGGGTCGCCGACATCTATTCCGGCACCGCCCCCGGCGCGGGACTGCACGACGCCGATACCTATAGATGGCCGATGGTGCCTGCCCTGTCGCTGTTGGCGGCGATGCCGGCGCTGGGCAGCGCCGAGCGCGTCGCCGACATCTACGCCGAACGGCTCGGCGAGCGCATCCTCGCCTACGAGGGCATCGCACAGAGGGACAAACCCCTCGCACAGGCACGGCTCGGCGAGGCGCGGGTACGCCTGCGAGCGCTGCGCGGGCTGCTCGCCGACACGGTCGCTGACCTCGAGTCCGTCGTCGCCTCGGGCGAGCCCGCGCCGCGGCCGGTGCGTGGCGAGGCGCGGCTCGCGGCCGCGCACATCGTGCATGAGTCGCGGGCGGTGATCGCCCACCTGCTCGAAGCGTCCGGCGCCAGCGCGCATTTCACGAACAATCCCTTGCAGCGCTTCAAGCGCGACGTCGATGTCCTCGCCGGTCATGTGGTGTTCGATTACGACACCAGTCGCGAACTCGCCGGGGCGCTCACACTGGGGATGAAGGTCTCGCGCACCGCGATGGTGTGA
- a CDS encoding homogentisate 1,2-dioxygenase → MESFVHLRKGRTPRRLHADLDGLKDDELGRGGFTGRTANMYRRNDPTAYRSVGPLRPVDVLSSELKPSDASDAAGGPLLMFSNADCLVLLSRRTEPMPFYVRYVDGDLLSFVHKGSGLLETEFGPLRYREGDWVYIPKACTFRQVPDEESTLLMIQATDEFRVPSPGYLGRHFPFDPSQAIIPEASPIDTGDGPQNNGEYEVRLIHSPMNGVGTTSLFYQHNPLDVEGWRGDNFAFTFNIEDYNVVTSNSVHLPPTVHLFMEATGVYVMNFLPKPAESVPGTERTPWYHRNVDYDEIAFFHGGSLYGIPMPPGLVSHAPQGVHHGAPEKARERARRKFDDYDKVDWSVIAIDTRRRLIPSEEVLANDLGQH, encoded by the coding sequence ATGGAATCCTTTGTCCACCTGCGAAAAGGCCGAACCCCCCGGCGCCTGCACGCCGACCTGGACGGGCTGAAAGACGACGAGCTCGGCCGCGGCGGGTTCACCGGCCGCACCGCGAACATGTATCGCCGCAACGACCCGACGGCGTACCGGTCAGTCGGCCCGCTGCGACCCGTCGACGTGCTGTCCTCGGAGCTCAAACCCAGCGACGCCAGCGACGCGGCGGGCGGCCCGCTGCTGATGTTCAGCAATGCCGATTGCCTTGTCCTGTTGTCGCGGCGCACCGAGCCGATGCCTTTCTACGTCCGCTACGTCGACGGGGATCTGCTCAGCTTCGTGCACAAGGGCTCGGGTTTGTTGGAAACCGAGTTCGGACCACTGCGCTATCGCGAGGGCGACTGGGTCTACATACCGAAGGCGTGCACCTTCCGTCAGGTGCCCGACGAGGAGTCGACGCTGTTGATGATCCAGGCCACCGACGAGTTCCGGGTGCCGTCGCCGGGCTATCTGGGACGTCACTTCCCGTTCGACCCGTCGCAGGCCATCATTCCGGAGGCGTCGCCGATCGATACCGGCGACGGCCCGCAGAACAACGGAGAGTACGAGGTCCGGCTGATCCACTCCCCGATGAATGGGGTTGGGACGACTTCTCTTTTCTACCAGCACAATCCGCTGGATGTGGAGGGGTGGCGCGGCGACAACTTCGCCTTCACCTTCAACATCGAGGACTACAACGTGGTGACCTCGAACAGCGTGCATCTGCCACCGACCGTGCATTTGTTCATGGAGGCCACCGGCGTCTACGTCATGAACTTCCTGCCCAAACCCGCCGAAAGCGTGCCGGGCACCGAACGCACACCGTGGTATCACCGCAACGTCGACTACGACGAGATCGCGTTCTTCCACGGCGGATCGCTCTACGGCATACCGATGCCACCCGGCCTGGTATCCCATGCACCGCAAGGGGTTCACCACGGGGCTCCTGAGAAGGCCCGCGAGCGTGCGCGTCGCAAGTTCGACGACTACGACAAGGTGGACTGGTCGGTGATCGCCATCGACACCCGTCGCCGCCTCATTCCGTCAGAAGAAGTACTGGCCAACGACCTGGGGCAGCACTGA
- a CDS encoding WS/DGAT/MGAT family O-acyltransferase, with protein sequence MQQLSWTDDMMLRAERPETPMQIQMLLIYDPATAPGGRVTFKGILEEIESRLHLAPTFRRRLTELPGGLHMPYWVDDPNFDLEYHVRHIALPQPGDWRQLCIQIARIHARQIDLRRPPWEMTVIEGLNSVPGVPPGSFAVGVKLHHCAADGMESVELLAALHDLAPDGPRPAPPETPWTPSELPSTSTLVSKTAANIAQYPLRAGSVVVPTALKAARQIAGLPAKLAGGVAAALGGDSPSFFAPTTRFNGSASPHRVFEARFHDLADFQRIKSTVPGATINDVAVAYVGGALRRYLDDHGELPEETLVTAVPASIRDSSEKGAGGNRLFGRLQTLETTTADPHKRLVSIVAEASAFRENSDASNTNRLMELVGLVPTTLLGLTIRAASALPLRSPTIANTNLSNVPGPQEPIYFNGARLVRVTGLGPLIGGLNLFHVIASYNGTVSMGVTADRDALPDPAHYADCMQASFDELLATAD encoded by the coding sequence GTGCAGCAGCTGAGTTGGACCGACGACATGATGTTGCGCGCCGAGCGGCCCGAGACGCCGATGCAGATTCAGATGCTGCTGATCTATGACCCCGCGACGGCACCCGGTGGTCGAGTCACCTTCAAGGGCATCCTCGAGGAGATCGAGAGCCGCTTGCATCTGGCGCCGACCTTCCGGCGGCGGCTCACCGAGTTGCCCGGCGGTCTTCACATGCCGTATTGGGTCGACGATCCCAATTTCGATCTCGAGTACCACGTCCGCCACATTGCGCTCCCCCAGCCGGGCGACTGGCGTCAGCTCTGCATCCAGATCGCGCGCATCCATGCCCGCCAGATCGACCTGCGTCGCCCGCCGTGGGAGATGACGGTCATCGAAGGCTTGAATTCGGTGCCCGGCGTCCCCCCGGGCTCGTTCGCGGTGGGAGTGAAGCTGCACCACTGTGCGGCCGACGGGATGGAAAGCGTCGAGCTGCTGGCCGCCCTGCACGATCTCGCACCTGACGGTCCACGCCCCGCGCCTCCCGAAACACCTTGGACGCCAAGCGAACTGCCGTCGACGTCGACCTTGGTGTCCAAGACCGCGGCCAATATCGCGCAGTATCCGTTGCGCGCAGGCAGTGTGGTGGTGCCCACTGCACTGAAGGCGGCTCGCCAGATCGCAGGCCTGCCCGCCAAGCTGGCCGGTGGCGTCGCCGCGGCGCTCGGTGGTGACTCCCCGTCCTTCTTCGCCCCCACCACCCGATTCAACGGCTCCGCTTCTCCCCACCGGGTTTTCGAGGCGCGCTTTCATGACCTCGCGGACTTTCAGCGCATCAAGTCGACGGTGCCGGGCGCGACGATCAACGACGTTGCGGTGGCGTATGTCGGTGGCGCGCTGCGGCGCTACCTCGACGACCACGGCGAGTTGCCCGAGGAGACACTCGTGACGGCGGTCCCCGCGTCGATCCGGGACTCCAGCGAGAAAGGGGCGGGCGGAAACCGATTGTTCGGCAGATTGCAAACGCTGGAGACGACGACGGCGGATCCGCACAAGCGGCTGGTGTCGATCGTGGCCGAGGCCTCCGCGTTCCGCGAGAATTCCGACGCGTCCAACACCAACCGGCTGATGGAGCTCGTCGGCCTCGTTCCCACCACGCTGCTCGGCCTCACCATCAGAGCGGCGTCCGCACTGCCGCTGCGCAGTCCGACCATCGCAAACACCAACCTGAGCAACGTGCCGGGCCCCCAAGAGCCGATCTACTTCAACGGTGCACGCCTGGTCCGGGTCACCGGACTGGGACCGTTGATCGGGGGCCTGAACCTGTTCCACGTCATCGCGAGCTACAACGGAACCGTGTCGATGGGCGTCACCGCCGACCGGGATGCGCTCCCAGACCCTGCGCACTACGCCGACTGCATGCAGGCCTCATTCGACGAGTTACTGGCCACGGCAGACTGA